A genomic segment from Melanotaenia boesemani isolate fMelBoe1 chromosome 9, fMelBoe1.pri, whole genome shotgun sequence encodes:
- the mecom gene encoding histone-lysine N-methyltransferase MECOM isoform X3 encodes MRSKGRARKLTTSDSNDDFALYPADILDDVCGSDGDPTPSLTLAEDPASPPFSDDESSPQHPLSMQHPSIFLPQEDLTIPLDFELRESGVPGGGLGIWSCRKVNIGERFGPYEGEHRPCLQDPSQGWEILDGSGHVKFCVDASKPDIGSWLKHIQFAPAATQHNLTAIQIDDQIFYKVTKEIFPGEELLLFMKAEEYSCDTMAPDIHEERQYRCEDCDQHFESRNQLLDHQKQPCGMPPSSFLNPGGDSDLKAQEPEDLRPLHMSHGLHECKECDQIFPDVQSLEAHSLSHSEEREYKCDQCPKAFNWKSNLIRHQMSHDSGKHYECENCSKVFTDPSNLQRHIRSQHVGARAHACSDCGKTFATSSGLKQHKHIHSSVKPFMCKSLRPYLCEVCHKSYTQFSNLCRHKRMHADCRTQIKCKDCGQMFSTTSSLNKHRRFCEGKNHFTAGGLFAQGMPLPGTPGLDKSALAMGHSSAGLADYFGASRHHSGLTFPAAPAFPFSFPGLFPSGLYHRPPLIPATASPIRQPAHAPVVGPGGELSKSPLLPPSPGALESRELLKALRKDVNSPRKEIADLELHNQGCSSSAKHQNKQSDQSESSDLDDVSTPSGSDLESTSGSELESDMDSEKERGAARENGKGSKRKVSEGGSQSPSLMGSSAVKDFPGPSLNPSSLDEHTAVTGAVNDSIKAIASIAEKYFGSTGLAGLQDKKVGSLPYPSMFPLPFFPAFSPPVYPFPDRDLRPAGLKAEPQSPGDDCKKAQGKTSSESPFDLTTKRKDEKLAPFAPTKPEVSHPVGQDQPLDLSLGLRGRGRNSKEEESKKNMDYEKDKGVVEIPKADTSLQHARPTPFFMDPIYSRVEKRRMSDPFETLKDKYMRPTPGFLFHPQFRLPDQRTWMTAIENMAEKLETFGSLKPESGELLRSVPSMFDFRAPPSALPETLLRKGKERYTCRYCGKIFPRSANLTRHLRTHTGEQPYRCKYCDRSFSISSNLQRHIRNIHNKEKPFKCHLCDRCFGQQTNLDRHLKKHENGNLSGTAMSSPQSELDSSSAILDDKEDSYFNEIRNFISSTGQNQTSPDPSEEGLNGGPFEEGKPLLASHGSRDFEDEEVEDLGADEEDAEEPSSSPEKREAKEFPSNLNDDIIQSEMDFSEPNELKTTCNTSPRRYKDEEEQSSYSALEHIHHFPDMCKLEESELSDRDGDEDDGSFGSPSLSEAVKQPLFRKSKSQAYAMMLSLAEKDSLHSATHTPATMWHSLARAAAESSAIQSLSHV; translated from the exons ATCTTGGATGGCTCGGGCCATGTAAAATTCTGCGTGGATGCCAGCAAACCAGATATAGGGAGCTGGCTGAAGCACATCCAGTTTGCCCCTGCGGCCACGCAACATAACCTGACAGCGATCCAGATAGATGATCAG ATCTTTTACAAAGTCACCAAAGAGATTTTTCCCGGTGAGGAGCTGCTACTTTTCATGAAGGCTGAAGAGTATTCATGTGACACGATGGCTCCTGATATTCATG AGGAGAGGCAGTACCGCTGTGAGGATTGTGACCAGCATTTTGAGTCCCGCAACCAGCTGCTGGACCACCAGAAGCAGCCATGTGGGATGCCCCCCTCTTCCTTCCTTAACCCAG GAGGAGACAGTGACCTGAAGGCTCAAGAACCTGAAGACTTGAGGCCTCTCCACATGTCTCATGGCCTGCATGAGTGTAAGGAGTGTGACCAGATCTTCCCTGATGTCCAGAG CCTGGAGGCCCACTCCCTGTCCCACTCTGAGGAGAGGGAATATAAGTGTGATCAGTGTCCCAAGGCCTTCAACTGGAAATCAAACTTGATCCGACATCAGATGTCGCACGACAGTGGCAAGCACTACGAATGTGAAAACTGCTCAAAG GTGTTCACAGACCCCAGTAACCTACAGAGGCACATTCGCTCACAGCACGTTGGGGCACGTGCCCATGCCTGCTCCGACTGTGGTAAGACGTTTGCAACGTCTTCAGGCCTCAAGCAGCATAAGCACATCCACAGCAGTGTCAAACCCTTCATGTGTAAGTCACTAAGACCCTACCTAT GTGAGGTATGCCACAAGTCCTACACCCAGTTCTCTAACCTTTGCCGTCACAAACGTATGCACGCTGACTGTCGCACTCAGATCAAGTGCAAGGACTGCGGGCAAATGTTCAGCACCACCTCATCCCTTAATAAGCATCGGCGATTCTGTGAAGGAAAGAATCATTTCACAGCAGGGGGATTATTTGCCCAGGGTATGCCATTGCCTGGCACCCCTGGCTTGGACAAATCAGCTCTCGCAATGGGTCATAGCAGCGCGGGACTTGCTGATTATTTTGGTGCCAGTCGCCATCATAGTGGGCTTACCTTTCCTGCTGCCCCAGCATTTCCTTTCAGCTTCCCTGGTCTGTTTCCCTCTGGACTTTATCACCGGCCACCGCTCATTCCTGCCACTGCTTCTCCTATCAGACAGCCAGCTCATGCACCTGTCGTAGGGCCTGGTGGAGAGTTAAGTAAGAGTCCACTACTACCTCCAAGCCCTGGTGCTCTGGAGTCTCGAGAGCTGCTCAAGGCTCTCCGTAAAGATGTCAATTCACCCAGAAAGGAGATAGCTGATTTAGAGCTCCACAACCAGGGTTGTTCATCCTCAGCCAAGCACCAAAACAAACAGAGTGACCAGTCTGAAAGCAGCGATCTAGATGATGTCAGCACCCCCAGCGGAAGCGATCTGGAGAGCACATCAGGCTCTGAGCTTGAGAGTGACATGGACAGTGAGAAGGAGAGGGGGGCTGCTCGAGAAAATGGCAAAGGTTCTAAGAGGAAGGTTAGTGAGGGAGGCTCCCAAAGCCCCAGCTTGATGGGCAGCAGTGCTGTTAAAGACTTTCCAGGCCCTTCCCTCAACCCTTCCTCACTAGATGAGCACACAGCTGTAACAGGGGCTGTAAATGACTCTATTAAGGCCATTGCCTCTATTGCTGAGAAGTATTTTGGCTCAACTGGGCTAGCTGGCTTACAGGACAAGAAGGTTGGGTCTTTGCCCTATCCCTCTATGTTCCCGCTGCCTTTCTTCCCAGCATTTTCCCCACCAGTTTACCCCTTCCCAGATAGGGACCTCAGACCAGCAGGCCTGAAGGCTGAGCCACAGTCACCAGGAGATGACTGTAAGAAAGCCCAAGGCAAGACCTCATCTGAGTCACCGTTTGACCTCACTACCAAGCGAAAGGATGAAAAATTAGCCCCTTTTGCTCCCACCAAACCAGAAGTCTCACATCCTGTGGGTCAGGATCAACCACTCGACCTGAGCCTGGGATTGAGGGGCCGTGGACGTAactcaaaagaagaagagagcaaAAAGAACATGGATTATGAAAAGGATAAGGGAGTAGTGGAGATTCCAAAGGCAGATACCTCCTTACAACATGCCAGACCAACCCCTTTCTTCATGGACCCTATTTACAG CAGGGTTGAGAAGAGGAGAATGAGCGATCCGTTTGAGACACTGAAAGACAAGTACATGCGGCCTACTCCAGGCTTCCTCTTCCATCCACAG TTTCGTTTGCCAGATCAGAGAACTTGG ATGACGGCTATTGAGAACATGGCAGAGAAGCTAGAGACGTTCGGCTCCTTAAAGCCAGAGTCCGGTGAGCTGTTGCGCTCTGTTCCCTCCATGTTTGACTTCAGAGCCCCACCTTCTGCACTTCCAGAGACGCTGCTGCGCAAGGGCAAGGAGCGCTACACATGCAG atattGTGGAAAAATATTTCCTCGCTCTGCCAACCTGACTCGCCACCTCAGGACTCATACAGGAGAGCAGCCGTATAG gtGTAAATACTGTGACCGCTCCTTCAGCATCTCTTCCAACCTGCAGCGTCACATTCGCAACATTCACAACAAGGAGAAGCCCTTCAAGTGCCACCTATGCGACCGCTGCTTTGGTCAGCAGACAAACCTGGATCGACACCTCAAAAAGCACGAGAACGGCAACTTGTCAG GAACTGCAATGTCATCTCCACAGTCTGAACTGGACAGCAGTAGCGCCATATTGGATGACAAAGAGGACTCgtattttaatgaaataagAAATTTCATCAGCAGCACAGGCCAGAACCAGACATCACCGGACCCTTCTGAGGAAGG ATTAAATGGAGGTCCATTTGAAGAAGGGAAACCACTGCTGGCCAGCCATGGTTCACGTGACTTCGAAGATGAGGAAGTGGAAGATCTCGGTGCTGATGAGGAAGACGCAGAGGAGCCTAGCAGCAGCCCTGAGAAAAGGGAAGCCAAGGAGTTTCCAAGCAACCTAAACGATGACATCATACAAAGCGAAATGGACTTTAGTGAGCCAAATGAATTGAAAACGACTTGTAATACTTCTCCAAGAAG GTATAAAGATGAGGAGGAACAGAGCAGCTACTCAGCCTTGGAGCATATCCATCATTTTCCTGACATGTGCAAATTGGAGGAAAGTGAGCTGAGTGAcagagatggagatgaagacgatggatcATTTGGCTCTCCCTCTTTGAGTGAGGCAGTCAAACAGCCACTCTTTAGGAAATCCAAGTCTCAG GCATATGCCATGATGCTGTCTCTGGCTGAAAAGGACTCTCTCCACTCAGCCACCCATACCCCGGCCACCATGTGGCATAGTCTGGCACGGGCTGCTGCTGAATCCAGTGCCATTCAGTCCCTCAGCCATGTATGA